A DNA window from Methylobacterium sp. NMS14P contains the following coding sequences:
- a CDS encoding STM3941 family protein — protein sequence MDVVEIHRSPWRAIGLFLASIGFTAFARWLIYAHPTIGRTAVTPGSFAEFEAYAGVAFFGLCTVLIFPKLFQSKPVVSVGSRGIYDRRLSTDWIPWETIRSVTPMQIQRQRMLVLEIDPAADAHLPWTKGARRRAKLNWVFGRSGYWMTAADLRGGFPALAEAVSAARRGA from the coding sequence GTGGATGTCGTCGAGATCCATCGCTCGCCGTGGCGGGCCATCGGCCTCTTCCTGGCCTCCATCGGTTTCACGGCCTTCGCAAGGTGGCTGATCTATGCGCACCCGACAATTGGGCGCACGGCCGTGACGCCCGGAAGCTTCGCCGAGTTCGAGGCCTATGCCGGCGTCGCGTTCTTCGGCCTCTGTACGGTGCTGATATTCCCCAAGCTGTTCCAGTCGAAACCGGTGGTGTCCGTCGGGTCGCGCGGGATCTACGATCGCAGGCTATCGACCGACTGGATCCCCTGGGAGACGATCCGCAGCGTGACGCCGATGCAGATCCAGCGGCAGCGCATGCTGGTGCTGGAGATCGACCCGGCGGCCGACGCGCATCTGCCCTGGACGAAAGGGGCGCGCCGCAGGGCCAAACTGAACTGGGTCTTCGGGCGGTCCGGATACTGGATGACGGCGGCCGATCTGCGCGGCGGCTTCCCGGCATTGGCCGAGGCGGTGTCCGCGGCCCGGCGCGGCGCGTAG
- the ligD gene encoding DNA ligase D, which translates to MSELLKPYREKRDFEASSEPRGRRGRKTAKARFVVQKHDARRLHYDLRLEMDGVLKSWAVTRGPSLSPAEKRLAVRTEDHPLDYLRWEGAIPKGQYGGGTMIVWDIGSWEPVGDPAAGLEKGHLEFVLRGERLGGRWHLVRMKGRGGEKKQPWLLMKAEDEHARREGDILGEHDASVLSGRTNRDLAAGGEVRPDHAARAKVASTRVTKPASAQSPRARKGVLPPFVEPALATLVDAAPTGEGWLYEIKHDGYRMQARIDGGTVKLSTRSGLDWTSKFEPIAKALEELKLHSALIDGEIVVENASGISSFSALQQALADGDTGAALFYAFDLLYLDGKDIRALPLTERKALLLQSLDDAGSADRIRFSEHLVDDGASMARHACRLGLEGIVAKRADAAYRSGRSDLWRKVKCTGSQEFVVAGFMPSGTGPKSVGSLILGTHQDGTLVHVGRVGTGFGDAVARELRAKLEPLRIPAPPFDAELSPQARRNARWVEPRLVCEVTFRGWTDDGQLRHASFKTVRTDVAPDEVVREAAPAPPRVPKRRTAEETVTLTHPDRVLWPDVGLTKEGLAEYYAEIADRILPHVIDRPLSLVRCPDGLGSCFYQKHGWAGIDERLLRVLEGETGKAVVIGDLDGLRALVQASVLEIHPWGATAADPDRPDRLVFDLDPGDGVAWTDLVAGALEVRERLRSSGFGAFVKTTGGKGLHVVVPVEPKAGWDEAKAFSKRLASEMARDAPDRYVAIVSKKARDGRIFIDYLRNQRGATAVAAFSTRTRAGAPVSVPVGWDELPSLGSGARFDVATLPGRLAALGKGFWAGFERAARPLEAAGKRGRRRT; encoded by the coding sequence ATGTCCGAGCTCCTGAAGCCGTACCGCGAGAAGCGGGATTTCGAGGCCTCGTCCGAGCCGCGGGGACGCCGCGGGCGGAAGACCGCCAAGGCGCGCTTCGTCGTCCAGAAGCACGACGCCCGACGCCTGCACTACGACCTGCGGCTGGAGATGGACGGAGTGCTCAAGAGCTGGGCCGTCACCCGCGGGCCGAGCCTGTCGCCGGCCGAGAAGCGGCTCGCGGTACGGACCGAGGACCATCCCCTCGACTACCTGCGCTGGGAAGGGGCGATCCCCAAGGGCCAGTACGGCGGCGGGACCATGATCGTCTGGGACATAGGGTCCTGGGAGCCGGTCGGCGATCCGGCCGCCGGCCTCGAGAAGGGCCACCTCGAATTCGTTCTGCGGGGCGAGCGGCTCGGCGGCCGGTGGCATCTCGTGCGCATGAAGGGCCGCGGCGGCGAGAAGAAGCAGCCGTGGCTGCTGATGAAGGCCGAGGACGAGCATGCCCGCCGCGAGGGCGACATCCTCGGCGAGCACGACGCGTCGGTCCTGTCGGGCCGGACCAATCGCGACCTCGCCGCCGGCGGCGAGGTCAGACCCGACCATGCGGCACGCGCGAAGGTCGCCTCGACGCGCGTGACGAAGCCCGCCTCGGCCCAGTCCCCGCGCGCCCGCAAAGGCGTGCTGCCGCCCTTCGTCGAGCCTGCCTTGGCGACCCTCGTCGACGCGGCGCCGACCGGAGAGGGCTGGCTGTACGAGATCAAGCACGACGGCTACCGCATGCAGGCGCGCATCGACGGCGGCACCGTGAAGCTGTCGACGCGCTCCGGCCTCGACTGGACGTCGAAGTTCGAGCCGATCGCGAAGGCCCTCGAGGAGCTGAAGCTGCACTCCGCTCTGATCGACGGCGAGATCGTCGTCGAGAACGCGAGCGGCATCTCGAGCTTCTCCGCGCTCCAGCAGGCCCTCGCCGACGGCGACACGGGCGCGGCGCTCTTCTACGCCTTCGACTTGCTCTACCTCGACGGCAAGGACATCCGCGCCCTCCCCCTGACCGAGCGCAAGGCTCTGCTGCTGCAGAGCCTAGACGATGCGGGGTCCGCCGACCGGATCCGGTTCAGCGAGCATCTCGTCGACGACGGTGCGTCCATGGCCCGCCATGCCTGCCGCCTCGGGCTCGAAGGCATCGTCGCCAAGCGGGCCGACGCGGCCTACCGCTCCGGACGAAGCGATCTCTGGCGCAAGGTGAAATGCACCGGCTCCCAGGAGTTCGTCGTCGCGGGCTTCATGCCCTCCGGCACGGGCCCGAAATCCGTCGGCTCGTTGATCCTGGGCACGCACCAGGACGGTACCCTCGTCCACGTCGGTCGGGTGGGCACGGGGTTCGGCGACGCGGTCGCGCGCGAGCTCCGGGCGAAGCTGGAGCCTCTGCGGATACCGGCACCTCCGTTCGACGCCGAGCTGTCACCTCAGGCGCGCCGCAACGCCCGATGGGTGGAGCCGCGCCTCGTCTGCGAGGTGACCTTCCGCGGATGGACGGACGACGGCCAGCTGCGGCACGCGTCGTTCAAGACCGTCCGGACAGACGTGGCACCCGACGAGGTCGTCCGGGAGGCGGCGCCGGCACCCCCACGGGTGCCGAAGCGGAGAACCGCGGAGGAGACCGTGACGCTCACGCATCCGGATCGCGTGCTCTGGCCCGACGTCGGCCTGACGAAGGAGGGCTTGGCCGAGTACTATGCCGAGATCGCCGACCGCATCCTGCCGCACGTGATCGACAGGCCCCTGTCCCTCGTCCGGTGCCCGGACGGCCTCGGCTCGTGCTTCTACCAGAAGCACGGCTGGGCCGGGATCGACGAACGCCTTCTCCGCGTCCTCGAAGGCGAGACCGGGAAGGCGGTCGTGATCGGCGACCTGGATGGCCTGCGCGCCCTGGTCCAGGCGAGCGTCCTCGAGATCCATCCCTGGGGCGCGACGGCCGCCGACCCGGATCGGCCGGACCGCTTGGTCTTCGATCTGGATCCCGGGGACGGGGTGGCCTGGACCGACCTCGTCGCCGGCGCGCTGGAGGTCCGAGAGCGTCTGCGAAGCTCGGGGTTCGGCGCCTTCGTCAAGACGACCGGCGGCAAGGGACTGCACGTCGTCGTCCCGGTCGAACCGAAGGCCGGGTGGGACGAAGCGAAGGCATTCTCCAAGCGCCTCGCCTCCGAGATGGCCAGGGACGCGCCCGACCGCTACGTCGCGATCGTGTCGAAGAAGGCCAGGGACGGCCGCATCTTCATCGACTACCTGCGCAACCAGCGTGGTGCGACCGCGGTCGCGGCCTTCTCGACCCGCACCCGCGCGGGAGCGCCGGTCTCGGTGCCGGTCGGCTGGGACGAACTCCCGTCCCTCGGTTCCGGAGCGCGTTTCGACGTCGCCACCCTGCCCGGTCGCCTGGCGGCGCTCGGCAAGGGTTTCTGGGCCGGCTTCGAGCGTGCCGCGCGGCCTCTGGAAGCAGCCGGTAAACGCGGGCGTCGACGAACCTGA
- the ku gene encoding non-homologous end joining protein Ku, with the protein MASRANWKGHLRLSLVSCAVGLYPAVSSSRDLKCHTINRETGNRVKQLLVDSVTGESVDRDDQVKGCEVAKDELVPVEDEELSEIALESTHTINIEAFCRREEVDERYLDKPYYLAAEDKVSREAFAVIRDAMKKKGMAGLARIVIYKRERVVLIEPYGKGLLATLLRYQDEVRSPTAYFEDMPDGNPTDEMRSLAEELIARSTRKFDPSKFEDRYEEALIALVKGKAKKPEKGKGRSKAAASSSGNVVNLMEALRRSIDSEKGGSSAQPAAVRKKAGSKRSRPNSTRDAGKATSSKPRKAA; encoded by the coding sequence GTGGCATCGCGCGCCAATTGGAAGGGGCACCTGAGACTTTCGCTCGTCTCCTGCGCCGTCGGTCTGTATCCGGCGGTCAGCTCGTCGCGGGACCTGAAGTGCCACACGATCAACCGCGAGACCGGCAACCGCGTGAAGCAGCTGCTGGTCGACTCGGTGACAGGCGAGAGCGTCGATCGCGACGACCAAGTGAAGGGCTGCGAGGTCGCCAAGGACGAGCTCGTCCCCGTCGAGGACGAGGAGCTCAGCGAGATCGCGCTGGAAAGCACGCACACGATCAACATCGAGGCGTTCTGCAGGCGCGAGGAGGTCGACGAGCGCTACCTCGACAAGCCATACTACCTCGCGGCCGAGGACAAGGTCTCCCGCGAAGCGTTCGCCGTCATCCGGGATGCGATGAAGAAGAAGGGGATGGCGGGCCTGGCGCGGATCGTTATCTACAAGCGGGAGCGCGTCGTCCTGATCGAGCCCTACGGCAAGGGCCTGCTGGCGACCCTGCTGCGGTACCAGGACGAGGTGCGGTCGCCCACCGCCTACTTCGAGGACATGCCGGACGGCAATCCGACAGACGAGATGCGGTCCCTGGCCGAGGAGCTGATCGCCCGGTCGACGAGGAAGTTCGATCCGTCGAAGTTCGAGGATCGCTACGAGGAGGCGCTCATCGCGCTGGTTAAGGGCAAGGCGAAGAAGCCCGAGAAGGGCAAGGGTCGATCGAAGGCGGCGGCATCGAGCTCCGGCAACGTCGTCAACCTGATGGAGGCCCTCAGGCGCAGCATCGACTCAGAGAAGGGTGGATCCTCCGCTCAGCCGGCCGCTGTCCGGAAGAAGGCGGGTTCGAAGCGGTCGCGGCCAAATTCGACCCGCGACGCGGGCAAGGCGACGTCCTCGAAGCCGCGGAAGGCCGCGTGA
- a CDS encoding tetratricopeptide repeat protein encodes MAEMSVEEALDRANADIQAGRHQEARNLLEAILKVEDKNPRALIGLSVVSFQQGDLPNAVNYISGIVLENPFDSDLLGTCSALLRSFSVEEFADRVEAIRDDAKKDARTIRACLDGFLNMADFGSSGEAIVRVPSEIASAIHFISLDALSVGSNRSKFGRYSPINCVIAPTAGDYEFREKHFIYASSLLEDKQEILEAFGLRDLARVKAVHKVKAKRMSDALDEIGVSGLDYFKSDLEGIDGLVLRDAREHIAGAAVVQAELRFMPAYEGEPHFDETVAYMRGQDFEVLHLTNENWRYATQHRDHMARGRTVFADTVFVKNIDTYLSLHGHTTEAVVRYCLACGVSGNANFAEFILEKHKELVPDDLGAALVNYLIPKARFGQPPFAKTRLGHVAMS; translated from the coding sequence ATGGCCGAGATGTCCGTCGAAGAAGCTCTCGATCGAGCCAACGCCGATATCCAAGCGGGACGGCACCAAGAAGCCAGAAATCTTCTGGAGGCGATACTCAAAGTAGAAGACAAGAATCCGCGAGCCTTGATCGGACTTTCGGTCGTCAGCTTTCAACAAGGCGACCTGCCGAACGCGGTCAACTACATTTCGGGAATAGTCCTGGAGAATCCATTCGACAGCGACCTCCTCGGCACGTGCTCGGCCCTTCTGCGGAGCTTTTCCGTCGAGGAATTCGCCGATCGTGTCGAAGCGATAAGGGATGACGCCAAGAAGGATGCGCGGACAATAAGGGCGTGCCTCGACGGCTTCCTCAACATGGCTGATTTCGGATCGTCGGGCGAGGCGATCGTGCGGGTTCCATCCGAGATCGCGAGCGCGATCCACTTCATATCGCTCGACGCTCTGTCTGTAGGCTCCAACAGATCGAAGTTCGGTCGGTACTCGCCTATCAACTGCGTCATCGCTCCTACCGCGGGAGATTATGAATTCCGCGAGAAGCACTTCATCTACGCGTCGTCACTGCTGGAGGACAAGCAGGAGATCCTCGAGGCGTTTGGCCTCCGGGATCTAGCAAGGGTCAAAGCGGTTCACAAGGTCAAAGCCAAGCGCATGTCGGATGCCCTCGATGAAATCGGGGTCTCAGGTCTCGATTATTTCAAGAGCGATCTGGAGGGCATAGACGGCTTGGTCCTGCGCGACGCCCGGGAGCACATCGCCGGGGCCGCCGTCGTACAGGCCGAGCTCCGTTTTATGCCGGCCTACGAGGGGGAGCCGCACTTCGACGAGACCGTCGCCTACATGCGCGGACAGGATTTCGAGGTGCTGCATCTGACCAATGAGAATTGGCGGTATGCGACCCAGCACAGGGATCACATGGCCAGAGGTCGGACAGTGTTTGCGGATACCGTGTTCGTAAAGAATATCGACACGTATCTATCGCTTCACGGGCATACGACCGAGGCCGTGGTTCGATATTGCCTCGCCTGCGGCGTGTCCGGCAACGCTAACTTTGCCGAATTCATACTCGAGAAGCACAAGGAACTCGTCCCTGACGACCTCGGCGCCGCTCTTGTCAACTACCTGATACCGAAGGCCCGCTTCGGTCAGCCTCCGTTCGCCAAGACCCGGCTCGGTCATGTCGCCATGTCGTGA
- a CDS encoding glycosyltransferase — MALQARGHDVTLAVPPNVLEWAAQCGVRIARIGFDTQAYMDSPEGQAMFASGNVRAIMKRMQTLMHAHQDLLLADQMRICDGADVIVAGVLTEDHSAVMAEAQGIPLIALHLAPLMPTGDFAHSLVTTRDLRSRLLHRLTYAVVERLWWAAHRDSVALLRSRMGLASTRRPTQQRLAATGLCSVQAFSSHLVPRPSDWSPTQRIVGSFQVPKAARRSLGEAALAPQLAAWLEAGPPPVYVGLGSMPVREPDRMLNLLGQVARRCNCRMVVGAGWSTLASLQDPSPEIRLVGAIDHDWLLPRCSAAVHHGGAGTTHAVVMAGLPSVVASVFADQPFWGARLAQLGVGCHIPFRKLTCDSLERGLRLISKADAVAHAATLSARMRSDPDPVSAAVRLIEESRIDTIRYPS, encoded by the coding sequence ATGGCCCTGCAGGCCCGCGGCCACGATGTGACCCTCGCGGTCCCTCCCAATGTCCTAGAGTGGGCCGCCCAATGCGGTGTCCGTATTGCGCGCATCGGCTTCGACACCCAGGCCTACATGGACTCGCCCGAGGGCCAAGCCATGTTCGCGTCCGGTAACGTCCGGGCTATCATGAAACGTATGCAGACCCTGATGCACGCGCATCAGGATCTGCTTCTGGCGGACCAGATGCGCATCTGCGACGGAGCAGATGTTATCGTGGCTGGCGTACTTACAGAGGATCACTCGGCGGTCATGGCCGAAGCGCAGGGTATCCCCCTGATCGCGCTGCATCTTGCTCCTTTGATGCCCACCGGCGACTTCGCCCATAGCCTCGTCACCACGCGAGACCTCCGCTCGCGCCTGCTCCATCGCCTGACGTATGCTGTGGTTGAACGCCTGTGGTGGGCAGCCCATCGCGACAGCGTCGCGCTTCTGCGCAGCCGCATGGGGCTTGCCTCTACCCGTCGGCCAACCCAGCAGCGCCTCGCCGCGACGGGGTTGTGCTCCGTGCAGGCATTCTCGTCACACCTCGTCCCTCGGCCATCCGACTGGAGCCCGACGCAACGCATTGTCGGCTCCTTTCAGGTCCCGAAGGCTGCGCGGCGGAGCCTCGGGGAGGCTGCCCTTGCGCCGCAACTCGCCGCTTGGCTTGAGGCCGGTCCACCACCGGTCTACGTCGGTCTCGGCAGCATGCCGGTGCGAGAGCCTGACCGGATGCTGAACCTTCTCGGCCAGGTCGCGCGCCGCTGCAATTGCCGCATGGTCGTGGGCGCCGGCTGGTCGACCTTGGCGTCGCTGCAGGACCCATCGCCGGAAATCCGCCTCGTCGGCGCGATCGACCATGATTGGCTGCTGCCCCGTTGCTCAGCCGCCGTTCACCACGGCGGCGCTGGAACAACCCATGCCGTCGTCATGGCGGGGCTGCCATCCGTGGTCGCATCGGTCTTCGCCGATCAGCCGTTCTGGGGCGCGCGATTGGCCCAGCTGGGTGTCGGCTGCCACATACCCTTCAGAAAACTGACTTGTGACAGCTTGGAACGCGGACTGCGCCTGATCTCGAAAGCTGATGCGGTCGCGCATGCGGCGACGCTCTCGGCACGCATGCGTTCCGATCCCGATCCCGTTTCAGCAGCAGTGCGACTCATCGAAGAGAGCCGCATAGACACAATCCGCTATCCGTCCTGA
- a CDS encoding 3-keto-5-aminohexanoate cleavage protein codes for MAGSRSDAPVVIAVAITGSVPRKKDNPAVPVTVPEQIESTHRAFAAGATLCHIHVRNDDESPSSDPDKFAAVQEGLRRHCPGMIVQFSTGGRGRDPAARGLSLKHRPDMASLSTGSVNFPTIVYENSASLVTDLAGQMKQYGVRPEIEIFDLSHLHGAKRLVEAGLIDARPHVQFVMGVQNAMPAEEHLLDILLAETRRILPEATWTAAGIGRNQAIVMDWALARGADAVRTGLEDNIRVTKDRLAASNAELVGLAAEAVARHGRRVATPAEARAALGLG; via the coding sequence ATGGCAGGATCCCGGAGCGACGCACCCGTGGTGATCGCGGTGGCGATCACGGGCTCGGTCCCGCGCAAGAAGGACAACCCGGCCGTTCCGGTCACCGTGCCCGAGCAGATCGAGTCGACGCATCGGGCCTTCGCGGCCGGCGCCACGCTCTGCCACATCCACGTGCGCAACGACGACGAGTCGCCCTCCTCCGACCCGGACAAGTTCGCGGCCGTGCAGGAGGGGCTGCGCCGGCACTGCCCGGGGATGATCGTGCAGTTCTCGACCGGCGGCCGCGGGCGCGACCCGGCCGCCCGCGGCCTCTCGCTCAAGCACCGGCCCGACATGGCCTCCCTGTCCACCGGCTCGGTGAACTTCCCGACGATCGTCTACGAGAATTCCGCGAGCCTCGTGACCGACCTCGCCGGCCAGATGAAGCAGTACGGGGTCCGGCCCGAGATCGAGATCTTCGACCTCTCGCACCTGCACGGCGCCAAGCGCCTCGTGGAGGCGGGCCTGATCGACGCGCGCCCGCACGTGCAGTTCGTCATGGGCGTCCAGAACGCGATGCCGGCCGAGGAGCACCTCCTCGACATCCTGCTCGCCGAGACAAGACGCATCCTGCCGGAGGCGACCTGGACGGCGGCCGGGATCGGCCGCAACCAGGCGATCGTGATGGACTGGGCGCTCGCCCGCGGCGCCGACGCGGTCCGCACCGGCCTGGAGGACAACATCCGGGTGACGAAGGACCGTCTGGCGGCCAGCAACGCCGAGCTGGTCGGCCTCGCCGCCGAGGCGGTGGCGCGCCACGGCCGCCGCGTCGCCACGCCCGCGGAGGCCCGCGCCGCGCTGGGCCTCGGCTGA
- the aroQ gene encoding type II 3-dehydroquinate dehydratase, giving the protein MNDTVLVLNGPNLNLLGKRQPEIYGRETLADVEALCRETAASLGLAVDFRQSNAEHVLIDAIHEYRVGCTGIVINAGAYTHTSVALLDALNTCEVPVIECHISNVHRREAFRHHSYISLAATAVLAGFGTHGYALAIRHLAHLRAGRAA; this is encoded by the coding sequence ATGAACGACACCGTCCTGGTCCTGAACGGGCCGAACCTGAACCTGCTCGGCAAGCGCCAGCCGGAGATCTACGGCCGCGAGACGCTGGCCGACGTCGAGGCCCTGTGCCGCGAGACCGCCGCGAGCCTCGGCCTCGCGGTCGATTTCCGCCAGAGCAACGCCGAGCACGTGCTGATCGACGCGATCCACGAGTACCGCGTCGGCTGCACCGGCATCGTCATCAACGCGGGCGCCTACACCCACACCTCGGTGGCGCTCCTCGACGCGCTGAACACCTGCGAGGTGCCGGTGATCGAGTGCCACATCTCGAACGTCCACCGGCGCGAGGCCTTCCGCCACCACTCCTACATCTCGCTCGCGGCCACGGCCGTGCTGGCGGGATTCGGCACGCACGGCTACGCCCTGGCGATCCGGCACCTCGCGCATCTGCGGGCCGGCAGAGCTGCTTGA
- a CDS encoding orotate phosphoribosyltransferase, translating to MTSPFLPLDRQVIAREAAKMFLEIGAVLFYKDEPFKFTSGWASPVYTDSRKIISFPRLRSALMDFATATIVREIGYEKLTHIAGGETAGIPFAAWIADRMMLPMQYIRKKPKGFGRNAQIEGEIVEGARTLLVEDLATDGRSKVNFCKALRDSGAQVDHCFVLFYYDIFPGSAALMEEIGIKLHYLTTWWDVLAVAKEMGTFDPKTLEEVERFLNAPAEWSAAHGGISAFGQA from the coding sequence ATGACCAGTCCCTTCCTGCCCCTCGACCGGCAAGTGATCGCCCGCGAGGCGGCCAAGATGTTCCTCGAGATCGGCGCGGTGCTCTTCTACAAGGACGAGCCGTTCAAGTTCACCTCGGGCTGGGCGAGCCCGGTCTACACCGACAGCCGGAAGATCATCTCGTTCCCGCGCCTGCGCTCGGCGCTGATGGATTTCGCCACCGCCACGATCGTGCGCGAGATCGGCTACGAGAAGCTGACTCACATCGCGGGCGGCGAGACCGCCGGCATCCCCTTCGCGGCCTGGATCGCCGACCGGATGATGCTGCCGATGCAGTACATCCGGAAGAAGCCCAAGGGCTTCGGCCGCAACGCCCAGATCGAGGGCGAGATCGTCGAGGGCGCCCGGACCCTGCTGGTCGAGGACCTCGCCACCGACGGGCGCAGCAAGGTCAATTTCTGCAAGGCCCTGCGCGATTCGGGCGCCCAGGTCGATCACTGCTTCGTGCTGTTCTACTACGACATCTTCCCCGGCAGCGCCGCGCTGATGGAGGAGATCGGCATCAAGCTCCACTACCTCACCACGTGGTGGGACGTGCTGGCGGTGGCCAAGGAGATGGGCACCTTCGACCCGAAGACGCTCGAAGAGGTTGAGCGCTTCCTCAACGCGCCCGCGGAGTGGTCCGCGGCCCACGGCGGCATCTCCGCCTTCGGTCAGGCCTGA
- the pyrC gene encoding dihydroorotase codes for MGVAELFPAERQEAKPADRITIRRPDDWHIHLRDGAMLKAVLPYTAAQFARGIIMPNLVPPVTTVAAAQAYRDRILAALPEGQDFTPLMTCYLRDDTDPDEIERGFTDKVWVAAKLYPAGATTNSHAGVTDLLGIAPVLERMERIGMPLLIHGEATDPEIDIFDREAAFMEGSLIPLLNRHQGLKVTVEHATTAEILDVVREHRSRCAATITPHHLVINRTHIFQGGLRPHLYCLPVAKRERHRLALRRAATSGEACFYLGTDTAPHVRGAKEASCGCAGVFCGPSALQTYVQVFDEEGALDKFEAFASLNGARFHGLEPNAGTVTLERRASRIAEAVAVDDTAVVVFRGEETLPWSVV; via the coding sequence ATGGGCGTCGCCGAGCTGTTCCCCGCCGAGCGCCAGGAGGCGAAGCCGGCCGACCGGATCACGATCCGCCGGCCGGACGACTGGCACATCCACCTGCGCGACGGCGCCATGCTCAAGGCGGTGCTGCCCTACACGGCGGCGCAGTTCGCCCGGGGCATCATCATGCCGAACCTCGTGCCGCCGGTGACCACGGTCGCGGCCGCGCAGGCCTATCGCGACCGGATCCTCGCCGCTCTGCCCGAGGGCCAGGACTTCACGCCGCTGATGACCTGCTACCTGCGGGACGACACCGATCCGGACGAGATCGAGCGCGGCTTCACCGACAAGGTCTGGGTCGCCGCCAAGCTCTACCCGGCGGGCGCGACCACGAACTCGCACGCGGGCGTCACCGACCTCCTCGGGATCGCGCCCGTGCTGGAGCGCATGGAGCGGATCGGCATGCCGCTGCTGATCCACGGCGAGGCGACCGACCCGGAGATCGACATCTTCGACCGCGAGGCCGCCTTCATGGAAGGCAGCCTGATCCCGCTGCTCAACCGCCATCAGGGGCTGAAGGTCACCGTGGAGCACGCCACCACGGCGGAGATCCTCGACGTGGTCCGGGAGCACCGGAGCCGGTGCGCGGCGACGATCACGCCGCACCACCTCGTGATCAACCGGACGCACATCTTCCAGGGGGGGCTGCGCCCGCACCTGTACTGCCTGCCGGTGGCCAAGCGCGAGCGGCACCGGCTCGCCCTGCGCCGGGCCGCGACCTCGGGCGAGGCCTGCTTCTACCTCGGCACCGACACCGCGCCGCATGTTCGCGGCGCCAAGGAGGCGTCCTGCGGCTGCGCGGGCGTGTTCTGCGGCCCGAGCGCGCTCCAGACCTACGTGCAGGTCTTCGACGAGGAGGGGGCGCTGGACAAGTTCGAGGCCTTCGCGTCGCTCAACGGGGCCCGCTTCCACGGGTTGGAGCCCAATGCCGGGACCGTCACCCTGGAGCGCCGGGCGAGCCGCATCGCCGAGGCCGTCGCGGTCGACGACACGGCCGTGGTGGTGTTCCGGGGCGAGGAGACGCTGCCCTGGTCGGTGGTGTGA